Part of the Catalinimonas alkaloidigena genome is shown below.
CAACTCCACTCTCCGCTACGGCGCTGATGGTTTGCTCATTGATATTGCCGGAAGCCTCGGTCTTGTACTTCCCTCCGATAAGACTTACTGCTTCTCGCATTAGTTCCGGGCTCATATTGTCCAGCATAATAATGTCCACCCCGCCGATGGCCAGCACTTGCTTGACTTCTTCCAGGTTACGGGTTTCTATCTCAATTTTCAAAGGTTTGCCCAGCTTCTCCAGATAAGCCTGAGTACTTCTGATGGCTTGCGCTATGCCTCCGGCAAAATCCACGTGATTGTCTTTGAGCATGATCATGTCGTAAAGCGCAAAGCGGTGATTTGTGCCACCCCCGATAGCCACTGCCCACTTTTCAGGCAACCTGAAATTAGGGGTGGTTTTGCGGGTGTCCAGCAGTTTGGCATCAGTATGCTTGATCAACTCTTTCAGGGAATGGGTATAGGTAGCGATACCGCTCATGCGCTGCATACAATTGAGCAGCAGCCTTTCTGCTGATAGTATGGAGCGTGCGCTTCCGCTCACGGCAAAACCTACCTCCCCGTACTTGACCGCCTGTCCATCTTTACAATAGGTTTCTATTTCCAGAGAAGCATCTACTGTATTCAGGATTTGCTGCGCCAGCGCTACACCTGCCAGTATACCTTCTCCTTTGATGAGCAGCCTTGCACGACTTTGGGCTGCTTCAGGAATGGCCGCCAGCGAGGAATGGTCACCTTCGCCTATGTCTTCATTGAGCGCACTTTGGATGAATTTTTGGATATTTTCTTTAGTCAGGTAAGTGAGTTCCACAGATTTAATTCATTCTATTGTATACTGTAAAAAATTAAGCGGGCAGATTGTTATGGTACTCTGCCCAACAAGCGCAAAGATACGTTATTTTCTCGCTTCAGCTTACCTTTAACTACCAGATAACGAATTTGAATGGGACTTTCTTTCAGCGGTTTTTCAGTGACCACAAAAGTGGCTTCGGCTCCCTCTTTCAGTTTTGGGATAGGTGATTGGGTCCTGATTCGGGCTGTAGCCAGCATAGTCCCCTGATTAAGTTCAGTATAAAACAGAGAATCTTCTTCTGCTACGGTAGCAGGCAAAGTATCCAGCAGGGCAGCAGGATATACCTCTAAGCCGTAAGCTTCCACCACTTCAAAGGCACTCATATCCAAACGAATACGGGTAGCATCGGCCAATAAGGTAATTATTCCATCATCAAAAGCCAGGGCAGCATTTTCAATAACTTCTCCACTACCAATATGTACGCGGGAATTCATTAGCAGTACAGGTTTATCACTCTTCTGACTACAGGCCGGTTGGCTAAATATCAGAATACACAAAATGAGGCGAAATAAAATCATAGAGAAAATAATCTTTTTCGTAAACCACTGGACAATCGCTTGTACCCGTTCATTACCTATTGAACGAGAATAAATCATAATCCTTCTCATATTGCCTTAC
Proteins encoded:
- the nadC gene encoding carboxylating nicotinate-nucleotide diphosphorylase, which codes for MELTYLTKENIQKFIQSALNEDIGEGDHSSLAAIPEAAQSRARLLIKGEGILAGVALAQQILNTVDASLEIETYCKDGQAVKYGEVGFAVSGSARSILSAERLLLNCMQRMSGIATYTHSLKELIKHTDAKLLDTRKTTPNFRLPEKWAVAIGGGTNHRFALYDMIMLKDNHVDFAGGIAQAIRSTQAYLEKLGKPLKIEIETRNLEEVKQVLAIGGVDIIMLDNMSPELMREAVSLIGGKYKTEASGNINEQTISAVAESGVDAISVGALTHSVKSMDISLKAY